The sequence GCTCGGCATGACTGCCCGCCGCCGAATCCTCGGCTTCCTGCACTTCGGCGAGAATCCGGCGACAGTCTTCCAGATAACGCTGCCCTGCTTCGCTCAAGTGCACACTGCGCGTGGTGCGAATCAGCAACTGCGTACCGATCCGCAACTCCAGCGCCGCCACCGCCCGCGTGACACTGGCCGCTGACAAACCCAGACGCCGCGCGGCCGCAGAGAAGCCTTGCTCTTGCGCGACAGTGGTGAAGATGTGCATTTCCTGGAAGCGGTCCATGGTGCCTCTCGAGTCAGATACAAAAATCGCAGCCGAAGCTGCGATTTTTTGTGCGTAGGTCAGCTGTGGATAACTTATTCCACTGTCACCGACTTCGCCAGGTTACGCGGCTGATCGACGTCCGTGCCCTTGAGCACCGCAACGTAGTACGACAGCAGCTGCAGCGGAACCGTGTAGAGGATCGGCGAGAGGATGTCGTGGATATGTGGCATCTGCACCACGTGGGTGCCTTCGCCGTTGGTCATCCCGGCTTTCTCGTCGGCGAACACGATCAGTTCGCCACCACGGGCGCGGACTTCCTGCAGGTTGGATTTGAGCTTTTCCAGCAGTTCGTTGTTCGGCGCCACGGTGACCACGGGCATGTCGTTATCCACAAGTGCCAGAGGGCCGTGCTTCAGCTCGCCGGCCGGGTAGGCTTCGGCGTGAATATAAGAGATTTCCTTGAGTTTCAGCGCACCTTCCATTGCCACCGGGAATTGCGCGCCACGACCGAGGAACAGAGTGTGGTTCTTCTCGGCGAACAGCTCGGCGATCTTTTCCACGGTGCTGTCCATGGCCAGCGCTTCGCCGAGACGGGTTGGCAGGCGACGCAGTTCTTCGACCAGACGCGCTTCAACGCCATTGGCCAAGGTGCCGCGAACCTGACCCAGCGACAGGGTCAGCAACAGCAGACCGACCAATTGCGTGGTAAAGGCTTTGGTCGAGGCGACGCCGATTTCGCGGCCGGCCTGGGTCAGCAGGGTCAGGTCGGATTCGCGCACCAGCGAGCTGATGCCGACGTTGCAGATCGCCAGGCTGGCGAGGAAGCCCAGCTCCTTGGCATTGCGCAGCGCAGCGAGGGTGTCGGCGGTTTCGCCGGACTGCGAGATGGTCACGAACAAGGTGTCCGGCTGCACCACCACTTTGCGATAGCGGAATTCGCTGGCGACTTCGACCTGGCACGGAATGCCGGCCAGTTCTTCCAGCCAGTAACGCGCGACCATACCCGCGTGATAGCTGGTGCCGCAGGCGACGATCTGTACGTTACGCACTTTGGCGAACAATTCGGCCGCTTGTGGGCCGAATGCTTGCACCAGCACCTGATCATTGCTCAGGCGACCTTCGAGGGTGCGCTGCACAACGGTCGGTTGCTCGTGGATTTCCTTGAGCATGTAGTGCCGGTATTCACCTTTGTCGGCGGCTTCGGCACCGTCGCTGTACTGCACGGTCTGGCGCTCGACGGCGTTGCCGTTGATGTCCCAGATCTGCACGTTATCGCGGCGAATTTCG comes from Pseudomonas sp. RU47 and encodes:
- the glmS gene encoding glutamine--fructose-6-phosphate transaminase (isomerizing), yielding MCGIVGAVAERNITAILLEGLKRLEYRGYDSAGVAVFTNDETLERMRRPGKVSELEAALAEHPLVGRLGIAHTRWATHGAPCERNAHPHFSGDIAVVHNGIIENHEALRDQLKALGYVFTSDTDTEVIAHLLNHKLKDQPDLSVALKATVKELHGAYGLAVINAKQPDRLVAARSGSPLVIGLGLGENFLASDQLALRQVTDRFMYLEEGDIAEIRRDNVQIWDINGNAVERQTVQYSDGAEAADKGEYRHYMLKEIHEQPTVVQRTLEGRLSNDQVLVQAFGPQAAELFAKVRNVQIVACGTSYHAGMVARYWLEELAGIPCQVEVASEFRYRKVVVQPDTLFVTISQSGETADTLAALRNAKELGFLASLAICNVGISSLVRESDLTLLTQAGREIGVASTKAFTTQLVGLLLLTLSLGQVRGTLANGVEARLVEELRRLPTRLGEALAMDSTVEKIAELFAEKNHTLFLGRGAQFPVAMEGALKLKEISYIHAEAYPAGELKHGPLALVDNDMPVVTVAPNNELLEKLKSNLQEVRARGGELIVFADEKAGMTNGEGTHVVQMPHIHDILSPILYTVPLQLLSYYVAVLKGTDVDQPRNLAKSVTVE